CGTCTTTCTCGCTGTTGTGAATGGGATCAATTCGGCGCTTCTACCGGAAAGGATCCCGTTCGCTAACTCCGCGGCCTGGCTTCCGATGTCCCACCCGCTTTCAAAGGAGAGGCCGAGCAGGGCGCCCATTCGAGCTTGATTTTCCGAGAGACCCAGAACAGGAATCTTATGCCTGAAGGAGAAGAGCAGCATGTATTGGACCGATTCCGGCGTCAGAACGGTCAGGTCCGGTAAGATCCAGAGGACGTCGATCTCATCCTGCATGGCATCGAGGGCAGCGAACGAGTCCTTTGGCGAGGCGATGGCCTTTGCGATGAGCCTGAGGCCATGATCTCTGGCGATTCGCT
Above is a window of Candidatus Methylomirabilis tolerans DNA encoding:
- a CDS encoding ABC transporter substrate-binding protein, coding for IGIWALQVVVEEIQDIPVVFTMVLNPITVIGQETRNITGASMNIPIEQQLTLLKKVTPQARRIGVIYNPSQTGFLVRQAERIARDHGLRLIAKAIASPKDSFAALDAMQDEIDVLWILPDLTVLTPESVQYMLLFSFRHKIPVLGLSENQARMGALLGLSFESGWDIGSQAAELANGILSGRSAELIPFTTARKTRLTVNLKTAGKLGVQIPKEILDRAAVVIR